A window of Ictidomys tridecemlineatus isolate mIctTri1 chromosome 1, mIctTri1.hap1, whole genome shotgun sequence contains these coding sequences:
- the Npm1 gene encoding nucleophosmin isoform X1, whose protein sequence is MEDSMDMDMSPLRPQNYLFGCELKADKDYHFKVDNDENEHQLSLRTVSLGAGAKDELHIVEAEAMNYEGSPIKVTLATLKMSVQPTVSLGGFEITPPVVLRLKCGSGPVHISGQHLVAVEEDAESEDEEEEDVKLLSVSGKRSAPGGGSKVPQKKVKLAADEDVDDDEDDDDDDEDDDDDDFDDEETEEKAPVKKSIRDTPAKNAQKSNQNGKDSKPTTPRSKGQESFKKQEKTPKTPKGPSSVEDIKAKMQASIEKGGSLPKVEAKFVNYVKNCFRMTDQEAIQDLWQWRKSL, encoded by the exons ATGGAAGATTCGATGGATATGGACATGAGCCCCCTGAGGCCCCAGAACTACCTTTTCG GTTGTGAGCTAAAAGCTGACAAAGATTATCACTTTAAGGTggataatgatgaaaatgagCACCAGTTATCATTAAGAACG gtCAGTTTAGGGGCTGGTGCAAAGGATGAATTACACATTGTTGAAGCAGAGGCAATGAATTATGAAGGCAGTCCAATTAAAGTAACACTGGCAACATTGAAAATGTCAGTACAGCCAACG GTTTCCCTTGGGGGCTTTGAAATCACACCACCTGTGGTCTTAAGGTTGAAGTGCGGTTCAGGGCCTGTGCATATTAGTGGCCAGCACTTAGTAg CTGTGGAGGAAGATGCAGAGtcagaagatgaagaggaggaggatgtgaAACTCTTAAGTGTATCTGGAAAGCGATCTGCCCCTGGAGGTGGTAGCAAGGTTCCCCAG aaaaaagtaaaacttgcTGCTGATGAAGATGtcgatgatgatgaagatgatgatgatgatgatgaaga tgatgatgatgatgattttgatgatgaggaaactgaagaaaaAGCTCCAGTGAAGAAA TCTATACGAGATACTCCAGCCAAAAATGCACAAAAATCGAACCAGAATGGAAAAGACTCAAAACCAACAACACCAAGATCAAAA GGTCAAGAATCCttcaaaaaacaggaaaaaactcCTAAAACACCAAAAGGACCTAGTTCTGTAGAAGACATTAAAGCAAAAATGCAAGCAAGTATAGAAAAA GGTGGTTCTCTTCCCAAAGTGGAAGCCAAGTTCGTCAATTATGTGAAGAATTGCTTCCGGATGACTGACCAGGAG gctatTCAAGATCTCTGGCAGTGGAGGAAGTCTCtttaa
- the Npm1 gene encoding nucleophosmin isoform X2 has product MEDSMDMDMSPLRPQNYLFGCELKADKDYHFKVDNDENEHQLSLRTVSLGAGAKDELHIVEAEAMNYEGSPIKVTLATLKMSVQPTVSLGGFEITPPVVLRLKCGSGPVHISGQHLVAVEEDAESEDEEEEDVKLLSVSGKRSAPGGGSKVPQKKVKLAADEDVDDDEDDDDDDEDDDDDDFDDEETEEKAPVKKSIRDTPAKNAQKSNQNGKDSKPTTPRSKGQESFKKQEKTPKTPKGPSSVEDIKAKMQASIEKAH; this is encoded by the exons ATGGAAGATTCGATGGATATGGACATGAGCCCCCTGAGGCCCCAGAACTACCTTTTCG GTTGTGAGCTAAAAGCTGACAAAGATTATCACTTTAAGGTggataatgatgaaaatgagCACCAGTTATCATTAAGAACG gtCAGTTTAGGGGCTGGTGCAAAGGATGAATTACACATTGTTGAAGCAGAGGCAATGAATTATGAAGGCAGTCCAATTAAAGTAACACTGGCAACATTGAAAATGTCAGTACAGCCAACG GTTTCCCTTGGGGGCTTTGAAATCACACCACCTGTGGTCTTAAGGTTGAAGTGCGGTTCAGGGCCTGTGCATATTAGTGGCCAGCACTTAGTAg CTGTGGAGGAAGATGCAGAGtcagaagatgaagaggaggaggatgtgaAACTCTTAAGTGTATCTGGAAAGCGATCTGCCCCTGGAGGTGGTAGCAAGGTTCCCCAG aaaaaagtaaaacttgcTGCTGATGAAGATGtcgatgatgatgaagatgatgatgatgatgatgaaga tgatgatgatgatgattttgatgatgaggaaactgaagaaaaAGCTCCAGTGAAGAAA TCTATACGAGATACTCCAGCCAAAAATGCACAAAAATCGAACCAGAATGGAAAAGACTCAAAACCAACAACACCAAGATCAAAA GGTCAAGAATCCttcaaaaaacaggaaaaaactcCTAAAACACCAAAAGGACCTAGTTCTGTAGAAGACATTAAAGCAAAAATGCAAGCAAGTATAGAAAAA GCACATTGA